One window of the Triticum dicoccoides isolate Atlit2015 ecotype Zavitan chromosome 3B, WEW_v2.0, whole genome shotgun sequence genome contains the following:
- the LOC119280354 gene encoding aspartic proteinase nepenthesin-1-like, whose translation MEIRLVLIVALCSSAATIVTCSSTGLHMELIHVDGKGNYTVAERVQRAMASSRRRLTSFVDVSAPIHWNTSQYIAEYLIGNPPQRVEALNDTGSDLIWTQCSTCSLKGSCVMQGLPYYNTSKSDSFHPVPCNDTLCLANRAHSCHRDGSCAFGAFYGVGDARGSIGTKVFAFEHGSVTLTFGCVDTLKFTPGSLDGSSGLIGLGRGPLSLVSQIGASKFSYCHTPYVRSNATPGARSHLFVGASASLSADSPVMSISFVQGPKKYPFYYVPLIGISVGQTRLSIPPMVFDLKPNGTGGGVFVDSGNPTSVLVDGAYRPLREELRRQLNGSLLPPPAGSGIDLCVAVAQEKAVPSMVFHFSGGANMVLPPENYWVPLDDSMSCMVMHESSSVSIIGNFQLQNMHLLYDLTKEELSFQTADCSSL comes from the coding sequence ATGGAAATAAGGCTGGTGCTTATCGTTGCGTTGTGCTCGAGTGCTGCTACCATAGTTACGTGTAGTAGCACAGGGCTACACATGGAGCTCATCCATGTTGATGGCAAGGGGAACTACACAGTGGCGGAGCGCGTGCAGCGCGCCATGGCCAGCAGCCGGCGGCGCTTGACGTCCTTTGTCGACGTGAGCGCACCCATCCACTGGAACACCAGCCAGTACATTGCCGAGTACCTGATCGGCAACCCACCGCAGCGCGTTGAGGCCCTCAACGACACCGGTAGCGACCTCATCTGGACGCAGTGCTCCACCTGCAGCCTCAAAGGATCCTGCGTCATGCAGGGCCTGCCCTACTATAACACGTCCAAGTCGGACAGCTTCCACCCCGTGCCATGCAATGACACCTTGTGCCTAGCCAACCGGGCGCACTCGTGCCACCGGGATGGCAGCTGCGCTTTCGGGGCCTTCTACGGCGTTGGCGACGCTAGAGGGTCTATCGGCACGAAGGTCTTCGCCTTTGAACATGGCTCAGTGACGCTCACGTTCGGCTGCGTCGACACGCTGAAGTTCACTCCGGGGTCCCTTGACGGGTCGTCGGGCCTCATAGGGCTTGGCCGTGGCCCCTTGTCGCTCGTCTCCCAGATAGGTGCCAGCAAGTTCTCTTACTGCCACACCCCCTACGTCCGCAGCAACGCCACTCCCGGTGCCAGGAGCCACCTTTTCGTCGGCGCCTCGGCGAGCCTTAGCGCCGACAGCCCTGTGATGTCCATATCTTTCGTGCAAGGCCCTAAAAAGTACCCATTCTACTATGTCCCACTCATCGGGATAAGCGTTGGACAAACAAGGCTTTCCATCCCACCGATGGTGTTCGATCTGAAACCAAACGGCACCGGCGGCGGTGTCTTTGTCGACTCCGGTAACCCCACTTCGGTTCTGGTCGATGGGGCGTATAGGCCTCTGAGAgaggagctccggaggcagctaaaCGGGAGCCTCCTGCCGCCACCAGCCGGCAGTGGGATCGACCTGTGTGTGGCAGTGGCGCAGGAAAAGGCTGTGCCGTCCATGGTGTTCCACTTCAGTGGCGGAGCGAACATGGTGCTGCCGCCAGAGAATTATTGGGTGCCGCTGGATGATTCCATGTCATGCATGGTGATGCATGAATCCAGCAGCGTGAGCATCATCGGCAACTTCCAGTTGCAGAACATGCACTTGCTGTACGACCTTACTAAGGAGGAGCTCTCTTTCCAAACTGCCGACTGCAGCTCACTTTGA